GCCAGATCGTCGAGAGGCTCGACACGTCTTCGGGATACGATGAACCGGCAACGGCCGGACCCGGCGGGACGATCCGCGGCTCGATACAGTTGATCTTGTTGTTCTTGTACTGCGTGATGTTGCGCGCCGGTTCGAACTCGCCCGCGGGGATGGACAACTCGTAGAGCTCGGTCGTCCCCTCCTGCGGGTTGCGGAACAACTCGGACCAGACGGCGCCCTGGCCGTTGTACTCATACACGCCGTACGGATCGCTCGCGGGTGTGGTGGTGAAGGTGCGGCCACCGTCGAACGAGCGGCGTACGTACAGGTTGTAGATGTCGTTCGCATTCCGCGCCGACCGCCAGTTCGGCGTCCAGGTGTACCCGAGCACGAGCAGGTCACCTCGGAGATAGCCCCGTTGAGCCTGCGCGTTGTCGCCGGGATACTCCCATGAGTAGTCGTCCAGGTTGTCTGCCGTCTGATCCCAGCGGATCAGCTTGATGCCCTTGTCGGGATCGTCCTGGTCAGGGTTCTCCCAGAAGCCATCGACCCGCGGCGTCACAGCGCTCACGTTGGTGTCACCTGAAACGAGATACTTCACGTCATAGGGATTGCCCTTGTCGGCAGCCGCCACTTCCCATCTCCGGATGAAGATGTCAGATGGACCGCCGCGTCCGTCCTCGCCCTGCTTGTAGACGAGCACCATCACAGTCGCCTTGGCCGTTGATGGCTTGCCCGCTATGGCGAGCGACTTGCCCTGGACCAGGAACCGCGGCCTGCGTGCGTTCTCGTAGGCCGGGATCGGTTGTTCAAGGTAGTCGAGGATCGGCTGGCCCTCCTCGTCAACGAGGAAGAGATCCTCGCCGCTCAGGGGATCGACCGCCTGCTGGTTCAGGATGGTGCCGCCGCTCACCAGGTTGGGCGTCTGCCAGTCGAAGCTGTGATAGATGATGTTCTTGCCGATGTCAGGCTTGTAGCGCCTGCCGATGCCGTCGCCCGACTCATCGTCGCCTTCCTCGGGCTCCTCGCCTTCGGTGGTCACGTAGGCGTGCGCATCCGAGTGGCACGAGTAGCACTCGGTCTGGTCGCTTCCGGCCGCGTGGGCATCGTAGTGGCACTCCCAACAGCCCACCGTCGCGTCATCACAGTCCGCAGCCGCAGGGACCTCAGGGTCCTCGTCGGGATCGTCGACGTCCTCGTGGGGTTCGCCGAGCGGCCCGCCACCACCGGTACCCTTGCTTTCCTCGTAGCCCACGATCGCCCACGCGCTCTTGGTGCCATCGGGCTTCGTGTAGCCCTGCAGGAAGAGCGCCGGCCGGGTAGCTGCTGTGTCTCCGTCGAGCAAACGCCCGTCAGCGGTGATGGCGATCTGCTTCTCAACACCCTGCCAGTTGGTCGTGGCATACCAGTCGGCAATCACGCCCGGGGTCTCGTACGCGTAACTGTGTGTCCCGACCTCCTTGCCGGTCTCCTCGTCGATGATGGGGATGTAATCGCCATTCCCGTCGGTCATAGGAAGTCCGTCGCCGTCGAGCTCGACCTTGATGTTGTTCGAGTTGATCGTCTCGTTGTCACTGATACGGACAGGCAGCGAGAACGGCACGAGCGCCTTCGGTCTGCCGACGATGTCCTCGTCCCAATCGTGCTCAGGATCGCCACCCGACACCCAGTTCTCGTCGATCGTGGCGAAGTCCTCGGCTGCGATGTAGCTGTACCAGATGTCGGTACCGTGACTTGCGATCGCGCCGCTCCAACCCACACCCGATCCTTTGCCCTGACCGGGACGGATGCCTTCAGGATCTTCCTGCCAGGCGACAGCGAAGCCCGCGCCGTTACCTGCGGAGGCCTCCACAAGCTGCATGGCGTTGCGGCGTCCGGAGGTGAGGCGCTCCGGTTTGTACCAGGTGATGGCGCCGGTCGTCTTGTCGATGATCCCTCGCTGCGTCCAGACCACGTTGTACGGGATCTCGCCGACCTCGGGGAATCCCAACTCGGTGTAGTCGGTCGAACGCTGCGGTCCGCCGACACCCCATATGTCGTCAGCGTAGTAGGCGTCATCGTGCGGGTAAGCGTCTTCGGGGTCGGTCGCGCTGGTCTCGATGGAGTAGCGCGGCTTCCCGCCCCTTGCATACTTGCCCGTCCAGACGATCAGGACCATGTTGTTCTTCACGTGCAGCGACGGCTTCTCGCAGGCGCCGTAGTACTCCTCGCCGTTCGCGAGCGTGAATGACGAGCGGTCCGCGCTGCGTGACAGGTTGCGGCGCTTCCAGGTGTTGCCGTCATCGAGCGAGACGGCAGACCATACGTCGAGTGCGCCCGTCTCCGGATGTGCGTCGAGGTACGCCATGATGATCGGGCGCGCCTCGGTGCGGGTGCCGATCAGCTCGCCGTACTCATCGTGGTACTCGATCTCCGTCGCGTCGCCATCGGAACTGGTAGCCGGCACGTAGAAGGGCGCCAACTCGATACGCGACTTGGTGGTGTACTGATCCTGAGTCTTGGAGACGTTCTTGATGAACTTCGCATTCGTCTCCTCGAGCGTCTTGGCCAGATTCGCGATCGCCTCGGCCTTCGTCCCCTTGACCAGCGTCACGCCCTCCATGCCCGCGGTCTTGGCGATGGCCCCGTCGATGATGAACCCGATCATCTCGGTATCGGTGAAATCGAACCCCTCGAACTGCGCGTCTTCAGCGTCCTCCCACTCGGCGATCGTCATGCGAACCGCCTCATGTACCGCCTCGGGTATGAAGATGCGGTCCTTGGGATTGCCGTCCGCGTCCAGCGACTGGAGCAGCCACGCCATGTTGCCCACTTCGGGATGGCCGATGTCCGCCGTGTTGAAGATATCGAGCGGCGAGACCCGGTGCCTGCACACGGCACTGCCGATCGGATATCCGGCGAGGAAGAACGTCACCGTCTCACCGGGGAAGTACAGGAACGAGCCGGACACATCGGTGGCGCTGTCGAAGGTCTCGGTGGTGTACCCGAGCCCGCCCACGGGCGCATCGATGAAGTGCCCTCTCCGTGGGCGCTCGAGCAGGTAGCTGAACCAGGCGCCCACCGCGGGTGACTTCTCAACGAAGAAGCGGGCTCCTTCGGCCCATGCGCCTGTGGATTCACCTGTGGCGGGATCCACGAGCGATACGTGCACCGCGATGTTCTGCACGCGCTTGGATACGAAGGGAACGCCCCATGCCACGCCGAGATCACCGCGCAGATCGAGTACTTTGCGGTACTCGGCCACGGGCTCCTCATACTCCACCTTGTACGGGAACTGACCCGGGGCAGGCTGCCCCTTGAGATTCACCGGGATGGGCTCGTGACCGGCGTATATCTGCACCTCGGCGATCTGCCAGCCGTCCGGCAGCACGCTGACATACAGCTTCTGCTGGTCGTTGAAGACCTCAACACTCCCGACATCGGTGAGCTTGTTGCCCGCGAGCAGGTCCGCCGTGTGTTTCCCGGGACCGTAGTCGTGAACGGGCGCCGGATCGACCGCGAATACCGGTGGTGCGATCGATGCGACCAGTGCGAGCGCCAGAAGTAGCGAGACTACCTGTTGCGGGCGGGCGCTTCGTGAGATGGCGAACAGACCAGGCTCTCTCATTATCCCCTCCCTAGTGACGCGCCGTCATATGACGGTCCGGCTCCGAACGTGCCGACAGCTCAACGCGTCCCCCCTTCCGGATGGCGATCCTCGCTGCGGCTGACAAGACAAAGACCGACCCACTCAGGGTCGGTCTCACCATTCGCTCCCTGCCGGATCACGCGGTGACCGTGCTTCCCCCCACAGCAGCTCATAGCCCCCCGGACCTACACCAGGCCCGATAGGACGCTATGCCCCTAATTCGCATACGCTAACAACTCGGACACAGGACTTCTCGACGAACGGCCCAGCGCGCGCACACACGATAGGGTTATGCGCCGTTCGTCCTCGTCTATTCACCATTCGTCCGCCTGCGAACGAATGACGTCTCTACGGAAGCCGCGCGGGGCGTATCGCGGATGCGGCATCAGGCGTGGAGTGGCATCGAAACAGGGCCGGGTCCGTGAAGGACCCGGCCCGATCTCCTGTCGCAGCACCGCCGAGCGGTAAGGGGGCGCTCTTGGTGCGGTCCCTTGAGGATCTGCGACGAACCCCCGGCATGGGCTTCGGCGCCAGGACGGACACACCGAAAGCGGGCGCGGACAGGACTCAGGGAGCCAACGAACGAGGCGGCATCCGTGCGGCTCCCGGGGCAGTGGGCGCATCTGTGTCCCGCAGCCCCGGGAACCGGCGAGTGACCGCCGTCTTCCTGTGCCACCCCCCTTCATCCCGACGACGCATCGCGTGTGGCCCGGGTGACGCTCACCCCCGACCTTCTTGCTAGCGGAACGTGACGCCTGCCACCGTCCCGCCATCCACCAATATGTCCGTACCCGTGATGAACGATGCTCCCTGGCTCAGCAGGAACTCCGTTACCGCCGCGATATCTTCGGGAGTGCCGATCCGCTTCACACCGGACGCGCCGATCATCGCGCGCATCTGCTCACCCGAGGGGCCGGAGAGCTCTGCCTGCCCCATCGGCGTTGAGATGACACCGGGACTGACAGACACGGTCCTGCCGCCCTTCTCGCCCCAGGTGACCGACATGGCGCGTACTCGCGCCTGGTTCGCACGCTTGGCGATCGAGTACGCGGCTCCCCGGTCGAGATTCGCCGGATCGAGCGCCGGCAGCGCCGCAAGATCGGCGGTAGGAGTCATCGCAAGCGCCATCTCGAGTTCCGCGGGGATCTGCGCCATCGTGCCGGCCATGCTCGCGATGCAGATCGCCACTGAACCCGGTGTAGCCACCTCGGCGAACTCGTCGAGCACGTGCGCGGTGCCCATGACATCCACCGCCACGATCGCTTCAGGGCTCGCCTGAACGGGCGAAAGTCCTGCAGTGTGCACGACCGCCTTGAAGTAGCCGAGAGATGCGGCCTTCTGCGCCAACTCACGAACCGACTCGGCCTTGGAGACGTCGGTCTTCACCGCGTGCACGTCGTGGCCCTCGCCGCGGAGGATCTCAGCGACGCCCTCGAGGAGCTGCTCCGCGTAGTCGGCAAGCACCAGGATCCGGCCGGCGCCCAGACGGCGGGCGATCGCCACGCCCATGCCCCCCACTCCCGTCACGACCACCACTTCACGACCTGATGCCATGCGGCCCACCCCTTTCTGCGGGCAACGGCTCAGCCGCGCCCGGGATACACGCCAGGTGGTGGCCCGGAGGGAAGTGGGCCACCACCCGACGACACCTGATACGACTTACTGCCCCTGCAGGAAGTTGAGCGCGTCTTGCTGCTCCTGCTCGGTGAGGGCCGCACCGTGCTCTTCGACCATGCGGTCGATGATCTCCACCCAGTCGGCACCCTGTGCCTGGCGGGTGATGTTGTCGAGTTCGTGACACGTGACGCACTTGTCGCGAACGACCTCTTCACCTACGGACTGTGTCCGCGATTTCATGAACTCGATGATCGCCTGTTCCTGCTCCACCGACAGCAGCGGGGCGTCTCCGGGATGCGTCTTGGAGTGCTCCTCGTTCATCCGCTCGATGGTGGCAGA
Above is a window of Anaerosoma tenue DNA encoding:
- a CDS encoding choice-of-anchor O protein, whose amino-acid sequence is MREPGLFAISRSARPQQVVSLLLALALVASIAPPVFAVDPAPVHDYGPGKHTADLLAGNKLTDVGSVEVFNDQQKLYVSVLPDGWQIAEVQIYAGHEPIPVNLKGQPAPGQFPYKVEYEEPVAEYRKVLDLRGDLGVAWGVPFVSKRVQNIAVHVSLVDPATGESTGAWAEGARFFVEKSPAVGAWFSYLLERPRRGHFIDAPVGGLGYTTETFDSATDVSGSFLYFPGETVTFFLAGYPIGSAVCRHRVSPLDIFNTADIGHPEVGNMAWLLQSLDADGNPKDRIFIPEAVHEAVRMTIAEWEDAEDAQFEGFDFTDTEMIGFIIDGAIAKTAGMEGVTLVKGTKAEAIANLAKTLEETNAKFIKNVSKTQDQYTTKSRIELAPFYVPATSSDGDATEIEYHDEYGELIGTRTEARPIIMAYLDAHPETGALDVWSAVSLDDGNTWKRRNLSRSADRSSFTLANGEEYYGACEKPSLHVKNNMVLIVWTGKYARGGKPRYSIETSATDPEDAYPHDDAYYADDIWGVGGPQRSTDYTELGFPEVGEIPYNVVWTQRGIIDKTTGAITWYKPERLTSGRRNAMQLVEASAGNGAGFAVAWQEDPEGIRPGQGKGSGVGWSGAIASHGTDIWYSYIAAEDFATIDENWVSGGDPEHDWDEDIVGRPKALVPFSLPVRISDNETINSNNIKVELDGDGLPMTDGNGDYIPIIDEETGKEVGTHSYAYETPGVIADWYATTNWQGVEKQIAITADGRLLDGDTAATRPALFLQGYTKPDGTKSAWAIVGYEESKGTGGGGPLGEPHEDVDDPDEDPEVPAAADCDDATVGCWECHYDAHAAGSDQTECYSCHSDAHAYVTTEGEEPEEGDDESGDGIGRRYKPDIGKNIIYHSFDWQTPNLVSGGTILNQQAVDPLSGEDLFLVDEEGQPILDYLEQPIPAYENARRPRFLVQGKSLAIAGKPSTAKATVMVLVYKQGEDGRGGPSDIFIRRWEVAAADKGNPYDVKYLVSGDTNVSAVTPRVDGFWENPDQDDPDKGIKLIRWDQTADNLDDYSWEYPGDNAQAQRGYLRGDLLVLGYTWTPNWRSARNANDIYNLYVRRSFDGGRTFTTTPASDPYGVYEYNGQGAVWSELFRNPQEGTTELYELSIPAGEFEPARNITQYKNNKINCIEPRIVPPGPAVAGSSYPEDVSSLSTIWLTWGTGATHAVIHGDSEEEEEDIGKMPLDLQYTYSLDWGDTWVLEEKTVNPDSDGNYAGETTFRPFYLAKGDSMQGEAQVKLSADASKAFVVWNDEGIPPELLTDPSKVEMDTFFRRIMPYEVEHNQALADPVFTASPTVIQ
- a CDS encoding SDR family oxidoreductase — protein: MASGREVVVVTGVGGMGVAIARRLGAGRILVLADYAEQLLEGVAEILRGEGHDVHAVKTDVSKAESVRELAQKAASLGYFKAVVHTAGLSPVQASPEAIVAVDVMGTAHVLDEFAEVATPGSVAICIASMAGTMAQIPAELEMALAMTPTADLAALPALDPANLDRGAAYSIAKRANQARVRAMSVTWGEKGGRTVSVSPGVISTPMGQAELSGPSGEQMRAMIGASGVKRIGTPEDIAAVTEFLLSQGASFITGTDILVDGGTVAGVTFR